In the genome of Fibrobacter sp. UWR3, the window CAGCACGGCAATCTGCGTACCCCATTCCTTGTGGGCGGTAATCTGCCCGCGGCGGAGTTCCGTACCGTCAATGATATCGTCGTGTACGAGGCTTGCAAGGTGCAGGAGTTCCACGCTCGCGCAGGCATGGGCCACGCGGGCCTTGTCGGGCGCATTTGCCCCGCAGTTCGCGATAAGGCACAGGAGCGTCGAGCGTATGCGCTTGCCCTTGCGGCCAAACAGCGAAACCAGCCTATCAGATATACCCGCGGGGGCGTTCTCGGCCACCTGCATAATCACCTGTTCGGTCATGGCGAGCTGGTCCTTCACCAGTTCGCGGGCCTGGCCCAGCACTACCTGAAAATCGGCTTTCGACGGGCTCATCTCGCTAGACATCCAGGTCGTTCAACACCTTGTAGGCGTTGCTTTCGATGAACTTGCGGCGCGGTTCCACGTCTTCGCCCATGAGCATGCTGAAAATCTGGTCGGCGAGCACGGCATCTTCCACGTAGCACTGCTTGAGGAAGCGGCTCTTCGGGTCCATGGTCGTGTCGTTCAGCTGCTCGGCAGACATTTCGCCAAGGCCCTTGAATCGCGTGATGGTCACGTTCTTCTTGTCCTCGACTTCGGCCATCGCCTTGTCCTTCTCGTTCTCGTCGAACAGGTAGCGGTCCTTCGTGCCCACCTTCAGTTTGAACAGCGGGGGCATTGCAAGGAATATGTGGCCTGCATCGATAAGCGGGCGCATGTAGCGGAAGAAGAACGTGAGGAGGAGCGTCTGGATGTGAGAGCCGTCCACATCGGCATCGGTCATGATGATAATCTTGTCGTAGCGGAGCTTTTCAATCTTGAACTCCGTACCGATACCCGTACCGATGGCGTTCACCAGGTTCTGGATTTCCTCGGTATCGAGCACGCGGTGGAGGCTTGCCTTTTCCACGTTCAGAATCTTACCGCGCAGCGGGAGAATAGCCTGGAATTCGCGGTTGCGTCCGCTCTTCGCGGAACCGCCTGCAGAGTCACCCTCGACAATAAACAGTTCGCATTCCTTCGGGTCGCGGCTACTGCAGTCCGCGAGCTTGCCGGGAAGGCCGCCGCTTTCAAGAACGTTCTTGCGGCGTGCGAGATTGCGTGCACGGTGCGCCGCCTCGCGGGCCAGAGCCGCGTTGTACACCTTGTCGAGAATCACCTTGATGGCGGCCGGGTTCTCCTGGAAGAATTCCTCGAGCTTTGCGCCGAACGCGCTATTCACGTAGCTTGCAATTTCGGAGTTGCCGAGCTTGCGCTTGGTCTGGCCTTCGAACTGCGGCTGCGAAACCTTGATGGCGATAACCGCAGTAAGGCCTTCGCGAATGTCGTCGCTCGTAATCTGCGCATCCTTCTTGCCCTTGGGCATCTCCGCCGCGAACTTGTTGATGACGCGGGTAAGTGCCGTCTTGAAGCCCGTAACGTGCGTACCGCCGTCGTAGGTGTTCACGTTGTTCACGAAGCTGAAGAAGTTTTCCTGGTAGCCGTCGTTGTACCACATGGCGACTTCGAGCGGGTACTGGCCATCAGGGAGCACCAGGTGGATAGGCTCGTTAAAGAGCGGAGTGCGGTGTTCGTCCACGTAGCGCACGAACTCGGAAACGCCACCCGGGTAGCAGAACGTCTCGGAGCGTTGGTTCTCGGAGTCGCGCTCGTCGGTAAGCGTGAGCCTGAGCCCGCTCATGAGGAACGCAAGTTCGCGGAAGCGCGTAGCCAGCGTGTCGTACACGTAGACGGTCTCGGTAAAAATCGTATCGTCGGGGTAGAACTCGACACTCGTGCCGGTCGTGCCGTCGCTCTCGCCGATATCCACCTGCGGGCCGCAGGGAATACCCTTCGAGAATTCCTGGCGCACCACGCGGCCGTTGCGACGCACCGTCACGATAAGCTTGTTCGAAAGTGCGTTCACGCAGCTCACGCCCACGCCGTGCAGGCCGGCAGAAACCTTGTAAGAATTGCTGTCGAACTTGCCGCCCGCATGGAGCTTGGTCATCACCACCTCGATGGTGCCCACGTGTTCCTTCGGGTGAATGTCGGTCGGGATGCCGCGCCCGTTATCGGTCACGCGGATGCCGTTACCCGGCAAAATGGAAATTTCAATGTGGTTGCAGAATCCGGCCAGAGCCTCGTCCACGGAGTTGTCGACGACTTCCCATACCAGATGGTGAAGCCCGCGGATGTCGGTCGAGCCGATGTACATGGCGGGGCGGACACGTACCGCCTCCAAGCCCTCAAGAACGGTAATGCTCGAACCGCTGTAATCTTCCTCGGCCTTCTTCAATTCTTCAGATTCTTCTGCCATATTTCCTCTAAAAACATTTCACAGGAGCGAGCCTCGGGAGCCGGTTCAAACGAAGCGAATCGCCTTAACCACAGGCTTTCCGAGCAGCGCATTGCACCTGTCAATAATAGCATTTTTTTGCATGAAAAGTTCGCTTTTCCAGGCCGCAGAAGCCGCTTTCAGCACAAGCGTATGCTTGTCCAATTTCACGGGTTGCACGTGCGCGCAAACAGCCTTCCCGACCACTTCCTCAAAGCGGTCCGAAAGGGTCTTGAAGTCCATACTTTCGGAGACATGCGCCTTGTCGAGAACCTTCGCAATGAGCACGCTGATATCGACAGCGCCCTCTCCCGTCACACCCTTTTTTCTACGGACAAACGGTGGCATTTGACCTACACGAGCAACAGCTTAGAAAGCGTGAAACCGCCGATGAGGATGCTTGTCATGCCGGCCACCACGGTGGCCTTGGTGCTCTTGCCCACGCCCTCGGCACCGCTATGGGTGAAGAACCCGAAAAAGCATGCGTAGCTTGCAATAAAGTAGCCGTAGAGTGTAGCCTTGATAAGGCCCACGACAAGGTCCCAGTTGTGGTAGAACATGCGCACGCCGTAAAAGAACACCGACCACGAGACTTCCTTGTACAGGTGGGCCACCTCGTAGCCGCCGGCGATGCCGATAAAGATGCTTATCACGGTAAGCGTCGGGAGCATGATGACCGTCGCGATAAGGCGCGGCGCAAGCAGGAACTTGTAGGGGCTCAGGCCCAATACTTTATACGCATCGAGCTGTTCGGTCACCGCCATCGTGCCGAGTTCCGAACACATGGAGGCGCCAATGCGGCCAGCAAGCACCATCGCGGTAAGGATGGGGCAGAGTTCCACCATCACGGACTTGCCCACGGCCATGCCCACGAACATCATCGGGATCATGTCACCGAACTGGTAGGCAAGCTGCCACGACATGATGGCGCCCGTAGCCATCGACGCAGCAAACACCACGGGCAAGCTCGTGACGCCCACGCGATGCATCTGCTCCACGGTCGTATGGAAGTTCGTGAACGCGCCGGGAATGTTCTTGAACAGTTCCCACACGAACTTGAAGTAATTCAGCACGGTCCGCAGGAACCTACGAACAAACCTACCGAGCGCTTCCGCTATGCCGTTCAGCAATCCCACCTAAGGCCTACTTCTTCTTCTGCTTGGGCTTGTCGGCGGGGCGCTTGCCCGGGCCCGAAATGGTCTTCTTGTAGAGGCCCGTATCGGAGAGGTACTTGATGGCTTCCTTCAGCTGCTCGTCGCGCTTGAGCGAGAACGCCGTGCTCACGGAGTCGTTCACCATCGCGGTCAAGAGTTCACGCTTGATGCCGTCCTTGATGTAGTCCTTGTTCTCGTCGAACTGCGCGTCGCGCTTTGCCTCGAGGGCCTTGCGCATGTCGGCAAGCCTGTTCGCAAGCGTCGTATCCGTCACGGTCTTAGAGCTGTCGCCCATGTAGTTCTGCTCATGCACGATGCTCTTCTCGAGCTGGTCCACGCCCACGAGAGCATTGCTCTTCACCTTCACGAAGTTCGTGTCCTTCATGCAGAATTCCTTGAACTGCGTGTACAGGGAATCGGGCACCACCCAGTTCGCGTCAATCTTCACGTTGGCGGCATCGAGCGAGGGGCGCACCTTCACGGCGAACTTGAAGTACATCGCCATGCGTTCCTGCACCTGCACCACCCAGGGCATCGGGGAAAGTTCCACGTCAACGTCGGGCGTAATGCCGCCACCGCCGAACATCATGCGGCCGTTGTTCGTGTAGAACGTGTCACGCACCACGGAATCCTTCTTCACGGTATCGGCGGCTGCGCCCTCCTCTTCTTCGGAGGCGGCCTCCTCTTCTTGCAGCTTGAGGCCCTTGATGCCGTTTTCGGGCTTGTTGATGCAGCGGCCGAAGGGCAGGTAGTAGAATGCGGTAGTGAGCTTGAGGGCGTTGCCCTGGTTGTCGAGCGGGAAAATCGTCTGCACGGAGCCCTTGCCGAAGCTCGTCTTGCCGACCACGAGGGCGCGGTCCCAGTCCTGCAATGCGCCCGAGACGATTTCGGCGGCACTCGCGGAACCCTGGTTCACGAGCACGGCCATCGGCACGTCGGCGCCAAGGATGCCGTCACGGCGGGCACGGCTTTCGGTCCGCTGGGTGCGGCCGAGCGTCGATACAATCACGTTCCCCTGCTTGAGGAACAGTTCGCTAATCTCGATAGCCTGGTTCAGGAGTCCGCCCGGGTTGTAGCGCATGTCGAGGATAAGCTTCTTCATGCCCTGCTTCTTGAGCCCGCGGATGGCGTTCTCCACGTCGCTCCTGGTCTTGTCGCTGAAGGTGGCGAGCTTGATGTAGCCGATATCCTTCGAGACCATCCCGAAGTAAGGCACGGCGTGCACCACGATTTCGGCACGCGTAATCGTGAACTCCATCAGGTCGGCAACGCCTTCGCGCTCGATGGAAACGGTAACATCGGTCCCGATCTTGCCGCGCAGCTTGCTCACGGCATCGTCGAGCGAAAGGCCCTTCGTGTCCTTGCCGTCAATCTTCCTGATTCGGTCGCCCGCACGGATACCGAGCCTGAACGCCGGAGTGCCGGAAAGCGGGGAAATAACCGTGAGGATATTGTCACGCAGGCTAATCGTAATGCCCACGCCGCCGAACTTGCCCTCCATCGAGACCTTGAGGCCCTCGTAGTCCTTCGGGGTAAACACCGTCGTGTGCGGGTCGAGGATATCGCGGATGCCGTTCAGGGCGGCATCGGTCAGTTCCGTGGGGTTCACATCCTCCACGTACTTGCGGTTCACTTCAGAGAGCACCTTGTTGAGGCGGGAAACTTCATCGTAAAAATCCCCGGGAGGGGTCTTGGTATCGCCCGCGGCAAACGAGAGCGACATCGCCGACAGGGCGACCATAAAGGAATTGCGGAAAAACTTCATATTAAAATCCATATAGCGAAAAGATACAATTTCACGGCGGGCGCGAGGGCTCAAAAACGGAAAAAACCGGCCCAAACAGGCCGGTTTCAAAAAAAAGGAGAGAGAGAATGAAAAATCAGGCGGCTTCAGTCAAGATTCGGTGAATCTGGTCGTTCTTGAGCTTAGCCAAAGCGGATTCCTTGAGCTGGCGGACGCGTTCCTTGGAGAACCCGACCATCGGGGCGACTTCCTTCAGGTTGAGGTCGGCGTCCATCGAAAGCCCAAAGTAGAGCTTGACGACGTCCAGTTCCTGCTCGCTGAGATTGTCGCGGAGCACCTTCTCGAAGATGTCCTTGCGCTCGTTATCGCAGGCAACGTTGTCCGTCGCGGGAGTATCGGATGCGAGAGTATCGCCAAGGGTCATTTCGCCGGATTCGCCCACGGGAGCATCGAGCGAAGAGGCACGGTTGTCCATCATGAGCACCTTCTCGATGGCGTCGCCCTTGTACTTGGAAACCCCGGCAAGGCTTTCGGTATCGAGAACGTAGGTACCGCCCACCACCTGGCGGAACTTGCCCCCCTTCTTGTTGAAGCGGCGGAGCACGAGTTCCTTCTCGGCGCTGATGCGGACCATACGGCCCTTCTCGGCAATGGCGCGGGTGATGTTCTGGCGGACCCACCACACGGCATAGCTGATGAACTTGATTTTCTGGTTCTGGTCAAAGCGACGTGCAGCCTCCATGAGGCCCATGTTGCCCTCGCTGATGAGCTCGCACACGTCGAGCCCCTGACCCTTGTACAGATTGGCGATGTTCACCACGAAGCGGAGGTTCGACTTCACGAGCAAATCCATCGCTTCACGGCTTCCCTGCCTGATCTTCTTCAGCAGAAGCGTTTCCTGTTCCCGAGAGAGAAGCGGGTACTTGGAAATATCGTTCAGGTACTGGAAGTAGACATCCCTTTCATTCGAGCGAGCGGTTGTGTAAGCGTTGTTAGTCATGATGAACCTCGTTGTTCGTGTCCTATCTCTTTACATCTTCAAATTTACCTCCGATTCCTCTTTACTGTGTCATTATCGGGAAAGCCCTTCGCAAAAGTTAAATCGGCTTTCTGTCGTTTTTTTCTGCATTTTCGTCATGAAATTGTCACAGAGGGGGTGCAAAAAGCCCAAATTTGACTTAATTTTACCTTATGACCGTAAAAAAGACGAAAAAAGCCGTTACAAAGTTCTTCGAAACCAAGCGAGAAACGTTCGAGGAAATCCAGGAAGCCAGTTTCCAGCGCAGCGAAAAACTCCTCGTCGACGTGCTGAAGGAAAAGGTAGGGACCATCAACTACCCGTTCCCGCCTTTCGTGCCCATAGCCCTCGCCTGGATATTCATTATCCTGTTCCCGCTCGCGTTCATCCTGGACCCGTCATTCACCACCTCGCTCGACATGAGCTCCCGGAAGATTATCGGGTTCTACCTCCCGCTGCTCGCGACGGCCCTCATCTTCTTCATCAACCAAAAAGCCCTCGTACGCAGCTGCATCTTCAAGAAGCACTATGTTCGTTACTTTATCTATAACAGTTTCCTGCTTATCGCCCTGCTCCTGTTGCGCGAGGTGGCGCTATTCCTGACCGACCGTTCTGCAGGCGAAGGCATCGCGGAGTTCTTCTCGACATACTGCTTCTCCACCATCAAGGGGCACTTTAGCATCCGCACCGTCATCTCGTTCGCATTGATGGTTTCGTTTGTCTGCGTCACGAGCGTTTTCTACAACATCATCTTACGCCAGACACTCAAGGCGTTCTTGCAGCGCGAAAAGAAGAACGTGGAACTGCAGTACGAACTGGACTTCCTCAAGAACCAGCTGAGTCCGCACTTCCTCTTCAACACGCTGAACAACATATCGGCGCTCATCACCATCGACCCGAAACGTGCCGAAGAATCGATGGCGAAACTCTCGAAACTCCTGCGCGTGATGCTCTACCAGACAAGCGACGCGACCATAACCATCAAGGAAGACATCGACATCTTGCAGAAATATGCGGAACTCGAAAAACTCAGGCTCGACGAAAGCTACGACCTGAAATTCAACATAAATCTCGAAGACGAAAACTTCCAGATTGCACCGCTTATCGCCATGCCGCTTGTGGAAAACGCCATCAAGCACAGCGTAAACCCGGACGGCAAGAGTTTCGCACACATTTCGATTACCCAGACGGGGAACAAGATTACCTTCGAGACGGAGAACTCCAACTACCCGCGGAAGGCGAAATCGAACGCGGGCGGGCTCGGGCTCGCGACCTTCAAGAAGCGCCTTGACCTGCTCTACACCTTGCGATACACCTACGAAACGGGTGTTGAAGGCGACATCTACAGAGCAAAACTCGAGATAATCACCGATTAATCATTCTAGCCACGCGATTAATCGCAAATTACGACATTTTTTCTAAAAAAATTTTTGAAAGACTCCTTTACAGGAGTTTTTTGTTTATGTAGTTTTTTTGACCCAACAATGAGGCACGGCGGATTAACGCGAATAGGAAACGTTTCTGCCGGGGCTTAGGCTGTGGCCCTCGGGCCATTTACTTTATATACATCGACGATGGGAGCTATCCTATGAAGAATAGGACTCTGAAGGGCATTGCTATCGCAGGGCTGTGTATGGCTATCTGCGGGCATGCCGAAAACTGCAAGGAAACCGTACTCTACGACGGCTCCGGTGCAAACGGGCGGATGGAAGAAACCGGCCGCACGTTCCCCGAGGCGCCCGAATGGAACGCGAACTGGGGAAACCTCGACAACATGAACCCGCCCTACATCAGGCTTTCGGGCCAGAAGGGCGCGAAGGCCGATTGGACGGGAAACCTCGTGTTCGACAAGCTGCCGCTCCGCCTGAACGGCGGTTCGCTCAAGATTACGGCACGCGCGACGCAGAACGTGAAATTCGGAATCTGGCTTACCGGAAATTCCGGGAGCGGAAACGTCGCGTTCTACAACCTGCAGGCAAACAGCACGAAGGCAATCGAGGTGCCCGTGGCAAGCCTGCTCGGCGCGGGCGACGTTACCGCAAGCAAGGTGGGCATCGGGCTGTTCGGTGTACCCGCATACCAGTACACCACGCTGTTTATCGACAACGTAAAATTCACCTGCGCTGCGGGTAATGCGGGGAGCGGCTCCGGCGCCACCTCGGCGGATACCGACGGCGAAAACACCCCCTACTACTTCCGCGACGTGGTGCCGAATTCGCCCGCACGCGAATTCAGCGGTGACCCGCTGGCCGCCCCCGCAGGCGCGTA includes:
- a CDS encoding ABC transporter permease; this encodes MGLLNGIAEALGRFVRRFLRTVLNYFKFVWELFKNIPGAFTNFHTTVEQMHRVGVTSLPVVFAASMATGAIMSWQLAYQFGDMIPMMFVGMAVGKSVMVELCPILTAMVLAGRIGASMCSELGTMAVTEQLDAYKVLGLSPYKFLLAPRLIATVIMLPTLTVISIFIGIAGGYEVAHLYKEVSWSVFFYGVRMFYHNWDLVVGLIKATLYGYFIASYACFFGFFTHSGAEGVGKSTKATVVAGMTSILIGGFTLSKLLLV
- a CDS encoding S41 family peptidase; the encoded protein is MDFNMKFFRNSFMVALSAMSLSFAAGDTKTPPGDFYDEVSRLNKVLSEVNRKYVEDVNPTELTDAALNGIRDILDPHTTVFTPKDYEGLKVSMEGKFGGVGITISLRDNILTVISPLSGTPAFRLGIRAGDRIRKIDGKDTKGLSLDDAVSKLRGKIGTDVTVSIEREGVADLMEFTITRAEIVVHAVPYFGMVSKDIGYIKLATFSDKTRSDVENAIRGLKKQGMKKLILDMRYNPGGLLNQAIEISELFLKQGNVIVSTLGRTQRTESRARRDGILGADVPMAVLVNQGSASAAEIVSGALQDWDRALVVGKTSFGKGSVQTIFPLDNQGNALKLTTAFYYLPFGRCINKPENGIKGLKLQEEEAASEEEEGAAADTVKKDSVVRDTFYTNNGRMMFGGGGITPDVDVELSPMPWVVQVQERMAMYFKFAVKVRPSLDAANVKIDANWVVPDSLYTQFKEFCMKDTNFVKVKSNALVGVDQLEKSIVHEQNYMGDSSKTVTDTTLANRLADMRKALEAKRDAQFDENKDYIKDGIKRELLTAMVNDSVSTAFSLKRDEQLKEAIKYLSDTGLYKKTISGPGKRPADKPKQKKK
- the gyrB gene encoding DNA topoisomerase (ATP-hydrolyzing) subunit B translates to MAEESEELKKAEEDYSGSSITVLEGLEAVRVRPAMYIGSTDIRGLHHLVWEVVDNSVDEALAGFCNHIEISILPGNGIRVTDNGRGIPTDIHPKEHVGTIEVVMTKLHAGGKFDSNSYKVSAGLHGVGVSCVNALSNKLIVTVRRNGRVVRQEFSKGIPCGPQVDIGESDGTTGTSVEFYPDDTIFTETVYVYDTLATRFRELAFLMSGLRLTLTDERDSENQRSETFCYPGGVSEFVRYVDEHRTPLFNEPIHLVLPDGQYPLEVAMWYNDGYQENFFSFVNNVNTYDGGTHVTGFKTALTRVINKFAAEMPKGKKDAQITSDDIREGLTAVIAIKVSQPQFEGQTKRKLGNSEIASYVNSAFGAKLEEFFQENPAAIKVILDKVYNAALAREAAHRARNLARRKNVLESGGLPGKLADCSSRDPKECELFIVEGDSAGGSAKSGRNREFQAILPLRGKILNVEKASLHRVLDTEEIQNLVNAIGTGIGTEFKIEKLRYDKIIIMTDADVDGSHIQTLLLTFFFRYMRPLIDAGHIFLAMPPLFKLKVGTKDRYLFDENEKDKAMAEVEDKKNVTITRFKGLGEMSAEQLNDTTMDPKSRFLKQCYVEDAVLADQIFSMLMGEDVEPRRKFIESNAYKVLNDLDV
- a CDS encoding RNA polymerase sigma factor RpoD/SigA — encoded protein: MTNNAYTTARSNERDVYFQYLNDISKYPLLSREQETLLLKKIRQGSREAMDLLVKSNLRFVVNIANLYKGQGLDVCELISEGNMGLMEAARRFDQNQKIKFISYAVWWVRQNITRAIAEKGRMVRISAEKELVLRRFNKKGGKFRQVVGGTYVLDTESLAGVSKYKGDAIEKVLMMDNRASSLDAPVGESGEMTLGDTLASDTPATDNVACDNERKDIFEKVLRDNLSEQELDVVKLYFGLSMDADLNLKEVAPMVGFSKERVRQLKESALAKLKNDQIHRILTEAA
- a CDS encoding sensor histidine kinase, whose product is MTVKKTKKAVTKFFETKRETFEEIQEASFQRSEKLLVDVLKEKVGTINYPFPPFVPIALAWIFIILFPLAFILDPSFTTSLDMSSRKIIGFYLPLLATALIFFINQKALVRSCIFKKHYVRYFIYNSFLLIALLLLREVALFLTDRSAGEGIAEFFSTYCFSTIKGHFSIRTVISFALMVSFVCVTSVFYNIILRQTLKAFLQREKKNVELQYELDFLKNQLSPHFLFNTLNNISALITIDPKRAEESMAKLSKLLRVMLYQTSDATITIKEDIDILQKYAELEKLRLDESYDLKFNINLEDENFQIAPLIAMPLVENAIKHSVNPDGKSFAHISITQTGNKITFETENSNYPRKAKSNAGGLGLATFKKRLDLLYTLRYTYETGVEGDIYRAKLEIITD
- a CDS encoding DUF721 domain-containing protein — its product is MPPFVRRKKGVTGEGAVDISVLIAKVLDKAHVSESMDFKTLSDRFEEVVGKAVCAHVQPVKLDKHTLVLKAASAAWKSELFMQKNAIIDRCNALLGKPVVKAIRFV